The Acidobacteriota bacterium genome contains the following window.
CGAAGCGCGTGGTATGCGGCTCGCGGTGCGTCCAGAGCGTCTCGCCGGTGGCCGGATCGATGGCGACCACGGTGCGGCGCTCGCCGGCCACCGTATAGAGCACGCCGTCGACGTAGATCGGCGTCGAGCGCGAGACGCCCAGCACGCTCGACCCGAAGTTGTCGCCGCGCCAGACCCAGGCCACCTCCAGGTCCTCGAAGTTCTCGGCCGTGATCTGATCGAGTCCCGAGTAGCGGGTGTGCCCGGCGTCGCCCCCGATGTAGCGCCACTCGCCGGCCGGGGTCTCCGCCTGCGCGCCGGCCGGGACGGGAGTCAGCAGGACGCCGCTGACGGCGCCGGCGGCGACCGCGGCCGCGACGAGAAACCCGAGCGGGGTCCGGACGCTTGCGAACCGTGTCATCGAGCCCTTCATGGGGTCTGTCCTTCCTCGGATGCCCTGCGAACGACGCCGGACGACCGTCCCCGCATCGGCCGTGCGCCGGCCGGCACGTGTGCGCCCGCGGCTACGGCGCGGCCACGATCTCCAGCCCGCGGCTACGGCGCGGCCACGATCTCCAGCCCGCGCAACGCGGACAGGCTGGTCGGCAGGGCCGCCTCGCCGGCCGGATACCCGTTGAGCTGCAGGAGGTAGGCCACGACCCCCGCGTACTGCGCGGGCGTGAGGCTCCCCGGATCCCCTTCCGGCATCAGCGTGGCGATCGTGTCGTACAGGTCGGCGGCGCTCTGGCCCACCCAGGTCAGCCGGAACCGTCCGCCCGAGAACTCGTTCGTATCGTGGCAGGCGGAGCATACCCGCCGGAAGGTGGCCTCGCCGCGGGAGGCCTGGGACTCGGTGAACACACCGTCCAGAACCGAGCCCCCCGATTGTCCCGCCCCACCGTGCGCTGCGGGCGCCGCCGGGCGCTCCGCCGACTCGACCGCGGGCGCCGACGCCCATGCCGCCCAGATCAGGCCGACGCCCAGCACCATCCCGGCGGCCGGGGCGCGGCGCCGGCGGGCGCACCTGCCGTTTGCCGCCTGCATGCGAATCCACGCACTTGTCATCTCGTCCTCCCGAACGCCGAAGGGCTGAAGCTCCCGGGCATCATCCCCCATGCGAACGCCCGGCGCAACAGCCGGCGGCCTGCCCGCAATCCGCACGTCCATCGCGCAATCGCGTAACATAGGGCGCACCGGGGGCGCCGTTGACCAACAAGCAGGTTGCCGAACAGATCGGGGCGTTGGCCAGGCAGCTCGGCCGCATGGAAAAGCGACTCGAAGAAGTCGATCAGCGGCTGACCGCGCAACTCGGTGAGGTGATCCAGGAGCTGAAGGGTCACAACGAGAGACTCGCCAACGTCGAACGGGTCGTATCCAGGCTCGAGATCGACGTCAACATCGTCAAGCACGCGACGGTTCCCGAAGCGGTCCGGCCGGTGAGCATCCGCCGCAGCATCCAGAAACCCCCGACCGGCCCCTGACGGGATCCGCCGCGCGCGGCGCCCCCCGCGGGCCCCGCCCCGCGATATCGGTCTGCGCGGGGCGCCGCAGGCGGCGGTCGCGAGTCGCCTGCCGTCGATCTACGGCGCCGGGAAGCGCGCGATGCGGTCCCCCTCGGCGACCTGGCCCACCCAGATCTCGTCGCCCACGTCGATGGCCGCGGTGCCGAGGATCAGCAGATCGTTGGCCGGATAGTTGACGACCTCCTCGGCCGTCAGGGTGTCGAGGTCGATGCGCGTGACGCGGGAGCTGACCCCGTCGCAGTTGCCCTCGCGGATGCACTCGCCGATGGACGCCCGGGTCGGGCCGATGTGGCCGGCCGCGAGCAGCGTGTTGCCCGCGCCCCAGCGGACGTTGTCGATGAAGTGATCGACCGAAATCGGGTGCAGCTCGGGCGGGGTGCGGTTGCGCGACAGGCGGATGAGCGCCTGCGCGGCGTAGCCGCCCACGTAGTACCACTCGCCGTCGCGGGAGAGCTCGATGCCGTTGGGCCCGATCTCCTCGCTGCCGGGGACGCGGGTCCAGCCGGCGCCGGACTGCCACTCCCAGATGTCGCGCGTGGCGGGACTCGTGGCTGTGAAGCCGCCCTCGGGAAGCGCGACGACGGAGTTGAGGCCGATCCCCTCGGGCGCGACCGCGCAGCCGACCCAGGTGAGCGCCGGCTGCGACCCGCTCGCATCCAGCTCGAACACCTCGATCGATTCGCGCGCGCCGTGGCCGACGACCAACAGCGTGTGGCTGCCGCCGTCGCCGGGGCGCAGGTACAACCCATGCGGCCGGATATTCGACGTCACCGGACCGGGGCAGGCGCCGTACGTCGCCTGGTCATGCCGCGCGTCGGCCGTGGCCGGGAAGATGGTGACCACGCTGTTGTCGCGCGTGTCGACGGCCTGAATCGGCCCGTTGTTCACCATGTTGGGGACGATGACCCAGGGCGAATCGGGCACCTGGGCGAAGTCCTCCGGGCTGACCGGGCCGCAGATGAACTGCACGTCGCCGTCGGGCGCGCAGTCCTCCTGGGCCGTGGCAGGCGCCGGGGCGCCGGTGAGCAGCAAACCGATGATGGCCGCGCCGAGGATCGTGAATCTGGTCATGGTTCTCTTCTCTTCCTTGGTGTATGTCAGGGTTTCGCCGCGTGTTGGCTGTCTCGGTTTTGCGCGCGTGTCGCGTGTCGCGGTCACTCCGGGAGGGCAAAGACGAACAGATTGTTGTTGCTGCTCGGGCGCAGCTCCGGCGTCAGCTCCAGGAAGCGGCCGTAGCCAGTGCTGATGGCCACGTACTGGCGGCCGTCGACCGCGTAGGTGATCGGGAAGCCCGAGACCGGCGAGCCGAGGTTGATCTCCCAGAGGATCTCTCCCGTCGTGTCGTCGAAGGCCCGGAAGCGGCCGTTCACGTCGCCCCCGAACACGAGCCCGCCGCCGGTGGCGGCCAGGGCCATGGTGGCGGCTCGCTGCTGGTAGTTCCAGGTCACCCGGCCGGTCTCGGCCGAGATGGCCTGCACGCTCCCCACGTCGTCGTAGCCCGGCGCGATCTCGGGGCGCCAGGCGATGGCGTATAGACGTCGCGCCTCGTCCTGCTCGTCCGGCGCGGCCATGGCCATCATCCGCGAGCAGACGTTGCGCAGCGGCATGTACATCGTGTTGGTCCGGGGGCTGTAGGCGCCGGCCTCCCAATCCTTCCCGCCGCTCGCGTGCGGGCAGGCCAGCACCGTCTGCCCCGCCGCGGTGAAGATGAGCTCCGCGTTCTCGGTCACCACGCCGGTGGCCCCGTCGATGCCGCTGACCACGTTCTGGACGATGGTCGGCGTGGCCCACAGGAACTCGCCGGTCTCCCGGTCGAGGGTGTAGACGATGCCCGTCTTGCCGGGTATGCCGGTCAGCACCCGGCGCACCTCGCCCGCGTTCAGCCGCGGGTTGATCCAGCTCACCGCGGCCGGGTCGGGCCGTACCGCCGTGTCCACGAGCAGGCGCTCGAACGGGTGGTCGAGGTCCCAGTGGTCGTTCATGTGCTGGTAGTGCCAGACGATGTCGCCGGTGTCGCCGTCCAGCGCGAGCGTCGAGTTGTGGTACAGGTGCGTCAGGTCGGTGCCGCCCAGCATGTACTTCGGCGCCGGCGAGGTGACCGACGTGCCGACGTAGACCATGTTCAGCTCGGGGTCGTAGCTCGGCACCATCCACGAGCCGACGTGCGTGCGCTCCTCGAACGGCACGTCGCCCCAGGTCTCGTCGCCCGGCTCGCCGGGGGCGGGGATGAGGCGCGTCCGCCACAGCTCCTCGCCGGTCGCCGCGTCGTGCGCCGTGATGACGCAGCCGTTGGGCCCGCCGCGCGGATCGCAGCTCCGCCCGGAATACACCTTCCCGCCGGCGACGATCGGCCCCGAGGTCTGGTTGGCCGGGTTCACCCGGTAGTCGAGGATCTCGGTGTCCCAGACCACCTCGCCCGTCTCCGCGTGCAGCGCGAAGATGTGGTCGTCCATGCTGGTGTCGATGATCAGCTCGTCGTGGATCGCGATGTTGCGGTTCGTGTCGATGAGCGTGCCGATCATGTAGTCGGCCAAATCGTCCGGGCGGTCCCGCCGATGCTCCCAGATGAGGTCGCCGGTCACCGCGTCGAGGGCCTGGATGATGTCGCGCGGATTGGGCATGAACAGCACGCCGTCGCGGACCAGCGGCGTCCCCTGCTGGCGGCCCGGGGTCAGCGCCCGCGACCAGACCAGCTGCAGGTCGCCGACGTTGTCGCGATCGATCTGATCGAGCGGGCTGTAGCCCCAGCCGTCCAGCGTCCGGCGCCACATCAGCCACTCGTCGGGACTC
Protein-coding sequences here:
- a CDS encoding PQQ-binding-like beta-propeller repeat protein, with translation MPASGCSSSRFRPVRIVGGLLAALAVFAAPAILAQEVDRIRPVTDAELVNPSPDEWLMWRRTLDGWGYSPLDQIDRDNVGDLQLVWSRALTPGRQQGTPLVRDGVLFMPNPRDIIQALDAVTGDLIWEHRRDRPDDLADYMIGTLIDTNRNIAIHDELIIDTSMDDHIFALHAETGEVVWDTEILDYRVNPANQTSGPIVAGGKVYSGRSCDPRGGPNGCVITAHDAATGEELWRTRLIPAPGEPGDETWGDVPFEERTHVGSWMVPSYDPELNMVYVGTSVTSPAPKYMLGGTDLTHLYHNSTLALDGDTGDIVWHYQHMNDHWDLDHPFERLLVDTAVRPDPAAVSWINPRLNAGEVRRVLTGIPGKTGIVYTLDRETGEFLWATPTIVQNVVSGIDGATGVVTENAELIFTAAGQTVLACPHASGGKDWEAGAYSPRTNTMYMPLRNVCSRMMAMAAPDEQDEARRLYAIAWRPEIAPGYDDVGSVQAISAETGRVTWNYQQRAATMALAATGGGLVFGGDVNGRFRAFDDTTGEILWEINLGSPVSGFPITYAVDGRQYVAISTGYGRFLELTPELRPSSNNNLFVFALPE